TGCACTGGTAACGGTACTGATGGCAGCAGGCAGCCTGAACCTGCGTGAAATCGTTCTGGCGCAGAGCGGGGGCTTAACCAACTGGTATCTGTGGCCGTTATTTCCGATGTTCATGGTGTACTTTATCTCTGGTGTTGCCGAAACCAACCGTTTACCTTTTGATGTGGCTGAAGGTGAATCAGAAATTGTTGCGGGCTTCCATGTTGAATACTCCGGCATGACCTTTGCTGTTTTTTTCCTGGCAGAATACGCCAATATGATATTGATATCAGCGCTTGCATCATTGTTGTTTCTCGGTGGCTGGATGTCACCGTTTGGCGCGGTTTCAGATGTTTTTTTACTGGGTGACGGTATTCAGTGGCTGTTGCTGAAAACCAGTTTTCTGTTGTTCTTCTTCCTCTGGTTCCGGGCGACATTCCCGCGTTATCGCTATGACCAGATTATGCGCCTGGGCTGGAAAGTCTTTCTTCCACTGACAATCTTCTGGATTGTTTTTATGGGTGTCATGATGTTTCTTACGCCATGGGGTTACCTGTTTCACTAGGGGGGCATGGAATGATAAAAAAAGTAATTTATGCCATTAAGAGTCTATTCCTGATCGAGTTGATGAAGGGTTTGTCAGTAACGGGCAAACACCTGTTCAAAAGAAAGATCACGGTACAGTATCCTGAAGAAAAGACACCGATGTCTTTCCGTTTTCGAGGTTTGCATGCACTGCGCCGCTATCCGAATGGAGAAGAACGCTGTATTGCCTGTAAATTGTGTGAGGCAGTATGTCCGGCCCTGGCAATAAAGATAGATTCTGAAGTAAGAGAAGACGGTTCGCGGCGCACCAGCCGATACGATATAGATTTAACCAAGTGCATATTCTGCGGTTTCTGTGAAGAGGCCTGCCCTGTAGATGCTATCGTCGAAACGCGTGTGTTTGAATATTTCGGCGAAAAAGCAGGTGATCTTTATTACACCAAGGACATGTTGCTGGCTGTTGGAGAACGCATGGAAGCAAGTATTGCAAGCGACAGGAAACAGGATGCCGTTTACCGGTAGCCTCGGTAGCTGTATGAAGGTATATAAAAACCTATGACATTTGAACAACTGGTATTTTACTTTCTAGCATCGGTAGCAGTGATATCTGCTGGCCTGGTGATTACCGTACGTAACCCGGTACGGGCAGCCTTGTTCCTGATTCTGACATTTTTTACAGTAGCAGTGATCTGGTTATTGCTGGAAGCAGAATTTCTGGCCATTGTGCTGGTGCTGGTATATGTCGGTGCAGTAATGGTGTTGTTCCTGTTTGTGGTGATGATGCTGGATATTGATACTGATCAGTTACGAGAAGGTTTTGCTAAATACCTGCCCATCGGTGCGACAGTGGCAGTCATCATACTGCTGCAACTGGTCATTGTTTTCAGTTCCGGCCCTTTTGATATAGAACAGATGCCGGCTCCAGCCGCAGCGGCTGTTGACTACAGCAACACACACCAGCTGGGTCTGTTGCTCTACACATACTATGTTTACCCATTTGAACTGGCGGCAGTTTTACTGTTGTTGGCAATGGTTGCAGCTATTGCTTTGAGCCTGAGAGGGCGCATGTCTGCAAAACGGCAGAGACCAGATGCCCAGGTACGTGTGCGTAAAGAAGACCGTTTACGCGTAGTGAAAATGAATGCTGAGAAGCAGGACTGACCTGGGTTTACTAACATGGGTTTACTGACAAAGGATAAATGACCAGGACTTTATAATGATTGCTTTATCAGACTATTTGATTCTAGGCGCCATACTGTTCTCGATAAGTGTGGCTGGGATCTATCTGAACAGGAAAAATGTCATCATCCTGCTGATGTCGATCGAGTTGATGCTGCTCTCAGTCAATCTTAACTTTATTGCCTTCTCACATTATCTGAATGATCTGGCAGGACAGGTATTTGTGTTCTTTATACTTACCGTTGCCGCCGCAGAATCCGCAATCGGTCTGGCCATAATCATTGTTCTGTTTCGGCGCAGGCATACCATTAATATCGAAGATCTGGACAGTTTAAAAGGATAGCATGATGGATAACATGAAACTCCTTTATCTAGCTATTCCATTAGTCTGTTTGTTCGCTGCACTGATAGCGGGAGTCTTCGGTCGACAGATTGGTCGTGTTGGTGCACACAGTATCACCATAGCAGCGGTAGCAACAGCCTTTGTACTTTCACTCTATGTGTCTTTCGATGTGCTGGCAGGAAACACATTCAACGGTACCATTTATGTCTGGGGCGTCAGTGACAACTTCCCTTTTGAAATCGGTTTTCTGATTGATAGCCTGACCGTCACCATGATGGTGATAGTGACTTTTATTTCACTGATGGTGCATATCTACACCATTGGTTATATGCGCGATGATCCAGGTTATCAGCGTTTCTTTAGCTATATTTCCCTTTTCACCTTCGCCATGCTGATGCTGGTGATGTCGAATAACTTCCTGCAGTTGTTCTTCGGCTGGGAACTGGTCGGACTGGTTTCCTATCTATTGATTGGTTTCTGGTATACCAGAGAGTCGGCGATTTATGCGAACATGAAGGCGTTTCTGGTCAACCGCGTCGGTGACCTTGGCTTCCTGATTGGTATCGCTGCCATTTATGCCACATTCGGTACGCTGGACTACAATGCTGTTTTTGCCTCAGTGCCGGATGTTCTCGGTCAGACTATTGAAATACTGCCGGGCAGTGAATGGAGCATCATTACCTTTATCAGCATCCTGTTGTTCATTGGGGCCATGGGGAAATCAGCACAGGTTCCATTACATGTCTGGCTACCTGATTCAATGGAAGGCCCGACACCTATCTCTGCATTGATCCACGCGGCAACCATGGTGACCGCTGGTATTTTCATGGTGGCACGTACCTCACCCATATTTGAATTTTCAGACACTGCATTAAGCGTGGTGATGATCATCGGTGCGATCACAGCATTTTTTATGGCCTTGCTTGGTCTGGTGCAAAACGATATCAAGCGTGTCATTGCCTACTCAACATTGTCACAGTTGGGTTACATGACCGTAGGCCTGGGGGCATCAGGCTATGCGGCATCAATTTTCCACCTGGGTAACCATGCATTTTTCAAGGCGCTACTTTTCCTCGCTGCAGGCTCTGTCATAATCGCTATGCACCACGAGCAGGATATGCGCAAAATGGGAGGGCTTAGAAAGTTCCTGCCCTGGACCTATATCACGGCATTGATTGGCTCACTGGCATTGGCCGGTATTCCACCTTTTGCCGGATTCTTTTCCAAGGATCTGATCATTGAAAGCGTGCATCATTCAGAGTTGTTCGGTTCCGGTATCGCCTATGTATCCGTGCTGTCCAGTGTGGTACTGACCGCATTTTATTCCTTCCGCCTGATGTTTATGACCTTCCATGGCCGGCCGCGCATGGATAATCATACACTGCAGCACCTGAAAGAATCACCGATGGTCGTCGTGCTGCCCTTATTGCTGTTAGCGATCCCTTCTATGATCGCAGGTGCTTTATTTATTAATCCTATGGCTTTTGGTGATTACTTCTCCGGTGCAATTTTTGTCCTGCCGCAACATGATGTAATCGGTGCGATCGCAGAAGACTATGCGGGTGAATCAAGCCTGGCGGTTGTGTTCAGCTTTATGTTTCACGGCATTCTGCAACCGCCATTCTGGCTGGCTATCAGCGGTATATTTCTCGCATGGCTATTTTATGTTCGACTACCGGAATTGCCGGGCAAGGTGGTTGCATCGGTCAAACCGCTGTATAGCCTGTTGATGAACAAATATTATTTTGACGATTTTAACCAGAAATACCTTGCAAACGGCACCCTCGGCATGGGTCGTCTATTGTCGAAATTCGGCGATAGGATATTTATTGATGGCTGGCTTGTGAACGGTACAGCAAAAGTCGTTGGCTTTTTATCGAAAAAATTAAGGCCACTGCAGTCCGGCCTGGTCAATCATTATGCTTTTGCCATGATTCTCGGTCTGTTGGTGCTAATGACCTGGTTCATACGAATAAACTAACGAGATCACCCTTACATGTTTGAAGTAAATCAATTAAGCCTTGCAATCTGGTTGCCGATAATCGGTGGCATAGCTGTGCTGGCGACAGGTAATGATCAGCGCGCAGGCTTGGCAAGGATAATGGCTTTACTGGTCAGTATTGCTGCATTCCTGACAACATTGCCGTTGTATATCGGCTTTGATATATCTACAGGTGACATGCAGTTCATTGAGCATCTTCGATGGATACCGGCACTGAATATAAACTATTCTCTGGGAATAGATGGTATCGCTTTGTTACTGATCATGTTAACGGCCTTTCTTACCATTATTGTAGTGATATCTGCCTGGCAGGTGATTCAGGAGAAGGTGGCACAATACATGGCGGCCTTCCTGATTATGGAAGGGCTAATGATAGGTGTCTTTTCAGCCACTGATGCCATTTTATTCTATGTCTTCTGGGAAGCCATGTTGATACCCATGTTCCTGATAATTGGTATATGGGGTGGGCCGAACAGGATTTATGCCACGATAAAGTTCTTCCTCTATACATTGCTTGGTTCATTATTGATGCTGGTGGCGCTGGTCTATCTATATATAAAAAGCGGCAACAGTTTTGCACTTGCCGATATGTATGCTGTGAAACTCAGCTTAACTGAGCAAATATGGCTGTTTATAGCATTCTTCAGTGCCTTTGCTGTCAAAATACCAATGTTCCCGGTACATACCTGGTTGCCTGATGCGCATGTTGAGGCCCCTGCAGGCGGTTCTGTAGTGCTGGCGGCAATTATGTTGAAGATGGGTGCCTACGGCTTTATCCGATTCAATTTACCGATCACTCCAGATGCCAGTCACAGTTTATCTTTTGTCATTATTGTTCTGTCACTAATCGCGATTGTCTATATCTCCATGGTTGCACTGGCGCAGACAGACATGAAGAGATTGATTGCCTACTCATCGATCGCACACATGGGTTTTGTCACGCTGGGTTTGTTTGTGTTTAACAAGATGGCTTTGGAAGGTGCAATCATCCAGATGATATCGCACGGTTTAATCTCAGGCGCGATGTTCCTTTGTGTCGGTGTGCTCTATGACCGCATGCATACACGTAACATGAGTGACTATGGTGGTGTGGCGAATACCATGCCTAAATTTGCGGCATTTATGATGTTCTTTGCGATGGCCAATGTCGGACTGCCGGGGACTTCGGGTTTTGTCGGAGAATTCCTGGTAATACTAGGTGTCTTCCAGGTTAACGCATGGTACGCAATCATCGCCGGCACGACTTTGATTCTGGGGGCAGCCTACACCCTGTGGATGTATAAAAAGGCTATTTATGGTGCCGTAAACAATGACATGGTTAAGGCGTTAAAGGATATCAACAGTAGAGAAGGTTTATTCCTGCTGCTACTTACTCTTAGTGTACTCGTCATAGGACTATGGCCGGCGCCATTCCTGGAAATCATTCATGCCTCTGTCGACAGGCTACTTACGCTTTCGGCAGTAACCAAACTGTAACGGTTAGTCTATGAACAATATATTTGCAGACATCCAGCTTGCTACTCCTGAAATTTTCGTATTTTCTATGGCCTGTATAATCCTGCTGGCCGATAGATTTACCCATGAACGGATGCCAAAGGCGAGCTTCCTGCTTACTCAACTTACCCTGCTCGTGGGTTTATATCTGGTGACGACCACCGTCCCGGAAGGGGGGTCGGTAAAGGCATTCAATGATATGTTTATCCTTGACGGCATGGCGACTCTGAGCAAACAGGTCATTCTTTCCCTGACATTCGTCGTACTCATTTACTCATATTCGTATATTACTGAACGCAAGATGTATCGCGGAGAGTATTTTGTACTGATTCTGAATGCTGTACTCGGTATGATGGTATTGACCTCAGCCAGCCATTTCTTAACCATCTATATTGGCCTTGAGTTGTTATCATTATCGCTCTATACGCTTGTTGCCATGAATCGTGATTCTGATCTGGCAACTGAAGCGGCAATGAAATATTTTGTCCTCGGCGCTCTGGCCTCGGGCATGTTGCTCTATGGTATGTCGATGATCTATGGTGCAACAGGCAGCCTCGACATAGAAACCATCAGAGGCGCCATACAGGGAATGGAGTCAGATGATGCAATGCTGATTCTTGGGCTGGTTTTCATTATAGTGGGAGTTGGCTTCAAACTTGGCGCCGTACCATTCCACATGTGGGTGCCCGATATCTACCAGGGTGCGCCGACTTCGGTTGTTCTGTTCCTGGGCACCGCTCCCAAGGTTGCTGCATTTGCCTTTATTATGCGTCTGTTAGTGGATGGTTTTCAGGGGCTTGCCGTCAGCTGGTCTGATATGTTGACTATCATCGCCGTACTCTCCATGGCGACGGGTAATTTACTGGCGATAGTTCAGACCAATCTAAAACGCATGCTGGCTTATTCAACCATCTCTCACATGGGCTATTTCCTGCTGGGAATACTGAGTGCCACTCCAAATGGATACAGTGCATCTCTTTTCTACGTCATTGTTTATTCATTCACCAGTCTGGCGGCATTTGGTCTTATTATTATGATGTCACGAGCAGGTTTTGAAGCAGAAGAAATTAGCGATTATAAGGGACTGAATAAACGACACCCATGGTTTGCGGCTCTGGTCGCCCTGGTTATGTTCTCCATGGCTGGAATACCACCGACTGTTGGATTTTTCGCCAAGTTATCCGTTATTCAGGCCCTGATAGATGTAGAAATGTACTGGCTTGCTGTCGTTGCGGTACTGTTTGCTGTTATCGGTGCCTATTATTACCTGAGAATCGTCAAAACCGTGTATTTTGACAAGCCAGAAACAAATGAGCCAATATCAGCCAGGCTTGGAATGCAATTTGTGCTAAGTGTGAATGTGCTCGCACTAATACTTATTCTGCCATGGATCGGTATAATAATGGATGCTGTCAGTAACGCAATCAGTGCCATGGGATAATTGAATCATAAAGGTACTCTAACGATGTACAATAGAGGTTTATATTTAGAGTGGTTACGAATATCATAAATAAAGCAAAATATGTATTAGCTATTTCTGTACTATTGTTAGCTATTAGCGGCTGCTCCAGTTATGGTGCTGCGAAGATACAATCCATACCTTCAGGTGCTGAGGTCGTGAATCTTGAAGATGATTCACTGTTAGGTACTACCCCGGTGATGATTCACTGGAAAAATGACCGCGAAGAATCCAGGCTCATCACGGTACGTTTTCAGAAAGTCGGGTATAACAATAAAGTGACTGCATTTTGGGTAAATATGCGCCATGGTTCTCGAGCAGAGGCAGAAAAAGAGGCACAGCCAGTTAAGGTTGAGTTGAAGCCAAAAAAATAGGGTAGTGTAATATGAAACCAACACTAATTTTCTCATTACTTACTCTTCTGCTGCTTTCATCTGCCTGTAGTAGCACGCCTAAAGTAATACCACTGAAGGTTTACTCCGAGCCTGCGGGTGCTTATGTAATATATCGCGTAAGCAGTACTTCTGGTGATGTACCCTGGGTGTATCTCGGAACCACTCCGCTGGAGTCCACTCTACAGGTTGATAGTGATATGGCAAAAAATACCAGTAAACTCAGTGTCCGTGTTATGAAAGAAGGGTATTTTGATAGCAAGAAGGAATGGGATGCTGAAAAGCTCAAAAAAGAATCTAAACAGAGAAAAATGCTGTTTTGGAATCCTAGCCTGGTTGAACATCAGGCGAGGTAGCTTTTTGTGTTGGCGCACGGCTGGGTTGTTTATTTTTTTTCGTTTTATATTTTTTTATTCTTTTTCTTGAATTTTCATGAGTTTTTTCGCCCTTCATGGGCGAGTTCATTTCTTTTGTACGGACAAAAGAAACAGAACCAAAGAAAAACCGCCCCATAGGTTGGCCTTCGGCTGCTCTGCGCGCTTCAGTCTGAACCGGGCACGGTGAACTCGCTTCGCTCAAACATGCACCGTGCTATTCCGGCCCAGACTTCCAGTGCTCGACAACCCAAAAGGGGTTTATGGGTCAAACCCAAAAGAAAGGATCAAACCCTGTAGCGCCGTTTCGGCGCGATTCTTTGCTAAAACAATCGCGCCGAAACGGCGCTTACAAGGTTGCCTTTGATGTTGAAGTGGATGTTGACCTTTAAATCCCGTTCAGGCTTGCCGAGCACAGGATGAGCTGGGGTTTCGGGGTGTGCCTGTCTGAGGGCGTAGCCCGAGTTCACACCCCGCCAGCTCATCCGAGCATCGCAGGGAACCCATAATGGTTTTTATTATGGGCAAGCATGCGGGTGCTCTTTCTTTTGGTTACTTTTCTTTGAGCAAGCAAAGTAAAAGTAACTCGCCCATAAAGGGCGAAAAAACACGGATAAATACAAGAAATAGAATAAAAATAGATTCCACATTAAAATGATAAGATCCCCAGCCGTGCACCAGCATAATAAATAAATCCCTTCGGATGTTGAAAAATAATCCTGTCATGAGTATGATGCCCTCCGTCTGATGCGGGGTGGAGCAGTCTGGCAGCTCGTCGGGCTCATAACCCGAAGGTCGCAGGTTCAAATCCTGCCCCCGCTACCAAGTTTTATCGAGTTTGTGACTGGGAGTACTGCTTAGGGACTTCGGGTTATGGGCCCGACATGTAGTCGGTCTCAT
The genomic region above belongs to bacterium BMS3Abin11 and contains:
- the nuoM_1 gene encoding NADH-quinone oxidoreductase subunit M encodes the protein MFEVNQLSLAIWLPIIGGIAVLATGNDQRAGLARIMALLVSIAAFLTTLPLYIGFDISTGDMQFIEHLRWIPALNINYSLGIDGIALLLIMLTAFLTIIVVISAWQVIQEKVAQYMAAFLIMEGLMIGVFSATDAILFYVFWEAMLIPMFLIIGIWGGPNRIYATIKFFLYTLLGSLLMLVALVYLYIKSGNSFALADMYAVKLSLTEQIWLFIAFFSAFAVKIPMFPVHTWLPDAHVEAPAGGSVVLAAIMLKMGAYGFIRFNLPITPDASHSLSFVIIVLSLIAIVYISMVALAQTDMKRLIAYSSIAHMGFVTLGLFVFNKMALEGAIIQMISHGLISGAMFLCVGVLYDRMHTRNMSDYGGVANTMPKFAAFMMFFAMANVGLPGTSGFVGEFLVILGVFQVNAWYAIIAGTTLILGAAYTLWMYKKAIYGAVNNDMVKALKDINSREGLFLLLLTLSVLVIGLWPAPFLEIIHASVDRLLTLSAVTKL
- the nuoI gene encoding NADH-quinone oxidoreductase subunit I: MIKKVIYAIKSLFLIELMKGLSVTGKHLFKRKITVQYPEEKTPMSFRFRGLHALRRYPNGEERCIACKLCEAVCPALAIKIDSEVREDGSRRTSRYDIDLTKCIFCGFCEEACPVDAIVETRVFEYFGEKAGDLYYTKDMLLAVGERMEASIASDRKQDAVYR
- the nuoN_1 gene encoding NADH-quinone oxidoreductase subunit N, which encodes MNNIFADIQLATPEIFVFSMACIILLADRFTHERMPKASFLLTQLTLLVGLYLVTTTVPEGGSVKAFNDMFILDGMATLSKQVILSLTFVVLIYSYSYITERKMYRGEYFVLILNAVLGMMVLTSASHFLTIYIGLELLSLSLYTLVAMNRDSDLATEAAMKYFVLGALASGMLLYGMSMIYGATGSLDIETIRGAIQGMESDDAMLILGLVFIIVGVGFKLGAVPFHMWVPDIYQGAPTSVVLFLGTAPKVAAFAFIMRLLVDGFQGLAVSWSDMLTIIAVLSMATGNLLAIVQTNLKRMLAYSTISHMGYFLLGILSATPNGYSASLFYVIVYSFTSLAAFGLIIMMSRAGFEAEEISDYKGLNKRHPWFAALVALVMFSMAGIPPTVGFFAKLSVIQALIDVEMYWLAVVAVLFAVIGAYYYLRIVKTVYFDKPETNEPISARLGMQFVLSVNVLALILILPWIGIIMDAVSNAISAMG
- the nuoH_1 gene encoding NADH-quinone oxidoreductase subunit H, with amino-acid sequence MPEWILYLLDFLPDWDWLHVLLIALIKVVAILIPLVVAVAYLPYAERKIVGYMQIRIGPNRVGPRGWLQPIADALKLILKEIIVPTKSNRYLFILAPILTIGPAIAAWSVIPFTDTLVLANINAGLLFVLAMSSIGIYGIIIAGWASNSKYAFLSAMRASAQIVSYELAMGFALVTVLMAAGSLNLREIVLAQSGGLTNWYLWPLFPMFMVYFISGVAETNRLPFDVAEGESEIVAGFHVEYSGMTFAVFFLAEYANMILISALASLLFLGGWMSPFGAVSDVFLLGDGIQWLLLKTSFLLFFFLWFRATFPRYRYDQIMRLGWKVFLPLTIFWIVFMGVMMFLTPWGYLFH
- the nuoL_1 gene encoding NADH-quinone oxidoreductase subunit L, which encodes MDNMKLLYLAIPLVCLFAALIAGVFGRQIGRVGAHSITIAAVATAFVLSLYVSFDVLAGNTFNGTIYVWGVSDNFPFEIGFLIDSLTVTMMVIVTFISLMVHIYTIGYMRDDPGYQRFFSYISLFTFAMLMLVMSNNFLQLFFGWELVGLVSYLLIGFWYTRESAIYANMKAFLVNRVGDLGFLIGIAAIYATFGTLDYNAVFASVPDVLGQTIEILPGSEWSIITFISILLFIGAMGKSAQVPLHVWLPDSMEGPTPISALIHAATMVTAGIFMVARTSPIFEFSDTALSVVMIIGAITAFFMALLGLVQNDIKRVIAYSTLSQLGYMTVGLGASGYAASIFHLGNHAFFKALLFLAAGSVIIAMHHEQDMRKMGGLRKFLPWTYITALIGSLALAGIPPFAGFFSKDLIIESVHHSELFGSGIAYVSVLSSVVLTAFYSFRLMFMTFHGRPRMDNHTLQHLKESPMVVVLPLLLLAIPSMIAGALFINPMAFGDYFSGAIFVLPQHDVIGAIAEDYAGESSLAVVFSFMFHGILQPPFWLAISGIFLAWLFYVRLPELPGKVVASVKPLYSLLMNKYYFDDFNQKYLANGTLGMGRLLSKFGDRIFIDGWLVNGTAKVVGFLSKKLRPLQSGLVNHYAFAMILGLLVLMTWFIRIN
- the nuoK_1 gene encoding NADH-quinone oxidoreductase subunit K; this translates as MIALSDYLILGAILFSISVAGIYLNRKNVIILLMSIELMLLSVNLNFIAFSHYLNDLAGQVFVFFILTVAAAESAIGLAIIIVLFRRRHTINIEDLDSLKG
- the nuoJ gene encoding NADH-quinone oxidoreductase subunit J, which encodes MTFEQLVFYFLASVAVISAGLVITVRNPVRAALFLILTFFTVAVIWLLLEAEFLAIVLVLVYVGAVMVLFLFVVMMLDIDTDQLREGFAKYLPIGATVAVIILLQLVIVFSSGPFDIEQMPAPAAAAVDYSNTHQLGLLLYTYYVYPFELAAVLLLLAMVAAIALSLRGRMSAKRQRPDAQVRVRKEDRLRVVKMNAEKQD